ccgcacctgcaactaaaaagataaacaatgagagaggtaagctaatgcttagtgaatgcaataattatacatgttcatatataacctacttacttgcaatcacttacacaataccgcatacaagctagctattcgacaaacatgcaaacatcatgcataaactaaaatccacaatccacaaggagctagcaacagacaatagcatatagttcataatttaatatgctaattacacaatcacacaaccatggttaaccaatagcaaaaaggaatggtactcaaaattcccatcggtgttcataacaaccgttagtgcacaacacatatatcaccaacccttggacaacacatatccgttcataagatcattagtgtacaacacatataacaccaatttggacaacacatatccatttaataaaccgttagcatacaacacatatattgctTAATTAgataacacatatccgttcataaatcgttagtgtacaacacatatatcactaactaggacaacacatatccttacgtacaaataagcacatcatatacgtacaagtatacttattccactaaccttgtcacaaggatggtgatttagcacttacgagcttcaatgcaatgtacctaaatcattaagtgcacattcaatttcacaactagtgggattaaccacaatactcccacttgagcatttaatgacccaacttgcattaaatgactcaactactcacaaccgcccataaatggccaagactcgactttaatcactaagactagtgaattaaagtctattaacttcaattaacacaaaacttagggtaatccatacccatttcatctaattaggtcaactagtacattttgacccattttatattacttagactcacaatcaagtcaaacttacccatttacacttctttcataaatcttaaagtgcattagtgactaacaacaccaattgacacttacaacctcaaatcataaggccaaaaccctaaatagtggctattagggtttccttacaacaacataacccaaactcacccattttaccctcaaatgggtcatacaaatctctagtaacccaaaccctagccattaaccaattaaaacttaaaacataaagttagaacttaccaagactatcttcttgtagctagtaacaaggagaacaactttaaatctcgctcctaggtttgattcacaaatctccaactccaaatctcaagattaaactaagtgggttttgtgttttgggagagaatttggaaagaaaatagaaaaggaaatgaaataaatgaactagtggtggaggtttaatgctcccatcagatccacatgttaaattaccaatttgccccttaaatttatttaatttgagctaaaatcagagtcagaactgcagaggtgccgcggcacggcccatttgtcgcggcgcgacgtaacgaaggaaaaatgaccccttttaacttgacttctgatctagaattgctttatatgccgcggcgtgGACCCAATTGTCGctgcgcggcctaaggctgtaactggacagttcgaccgatttaaacaatttttgattttatttgatttgtacattccaaacccacttcgtatattcacctagccttcaacaatagtctcacaagacttaacgctaaccaaaaccatgattaaacttatacatgcacacattatcaagtatacatatatgtatgtatgtatatatatatatatatatatatatatatatatatatatatatatatatatatatatatatatatatatatatatatatatatatatatatatatatatatatatctatgcatatattcatacatttgtgcataagctaacgagttataaacgtacaaatgattaagtgagcacctttcgatacgtacgggaaaacgggatgttacaatttgggagaaaacaaagcattgtttatcagaaattcgtaccatttggtaatatgaatttttgcctttttcgttccttatatcaagtttgcaagacctgatatagtatttataattccttcatttgatttaaatcaatgaaatatttcttagatttgatcatagtgtgtatgttacaaCTACCTGCAATACattggtctttaccatttaattaatgttgtatttcagcaggattcatactaaaacttcaaataagataagcaaataatgagttatattttagcaagataatcaaattatattacctggaaacaagttacaatctgaagtacataaaagataacacttaataaacatatgcgttatggtctaaaaccatttatttatgagtgatacataacaagctaggcatcttagaaaattcaaaccattcaagtctcaaggtagctcaggatttatttaatcaagatttttcaacagattcactctcattttcttttatttttgggacttatttgtagagctaaataagatatttatgtattcaagaaatactagactaatgatccacgttaccagatcattaataagaatctccgggattcttataagagcgtctactaacatcttcaattttattctttcatggatcaccattatttcttgataattaatatcgtatctatctttgagtattttccataatacacttggatcttcgatcatataatatgtagattctaaggactcgtcaatatgtttgctaagaaaaatacttgctattgctttctcttattcggaacaattgttattttcattcagggtttttaaaataccgattgattcgagatgtttttctacattcataacccatgtttagtagttgttcccacttgattctaaaggagcaaatttaagccttttcaaattcgatattttctattatcaaaagatgaacaacataaatcataatcataatcaacttctattcatagacaaataataaaatgaaattagaatcattttaaattcataagtagcaaacaacagaataatggcatgattacaaatgataaaaccacaagagcaggatagaatataggttcaccccgtgGTATATTAGAAACAataatgatagttagtatgaccaatacaataggaaaaatcatccttgtgtgaatcatctttacaaaaaactttttgagagtggtaatctgagaaaatgaagattgatttgtgaaaatgtgaaaacggagatgtttattttatatttgaaaaatatagtcgttgtaatatcgtcagttgacgttaacaaccattatttatatatgaccgttgtaacgtcgttagttgacgttaacgactgttatgtactcgttgtattaataataattttaataaaagaattttattaagtcaaatacgattactataaatacatttagtataaatacgtttagtataaatacgaagattaagagaataatattatgtataaataataaattttaagaataaacattagtatgcatgaaataaataatgattaattgcataagtaatcataaatgttagataacataaatataaatgttagtgaagttaagagttagattacagaaatataattcaggcggtataaccgaccatatataacttaaataacataaatataaatgtaagtgaagttaataaaagttagattacataaatataattcaggcggtataaccgaccatatataacttaaataacataaatataaatgtaagtgaagttaataaaagttagattacataaatataattcaggcggtataaccgaccatatataacttaaataacataaatataaatgttattgaagttaataaaagttagattacataaatataattcaggcggtataaccgaccatatataacttaaataacataaatataaatgttagtgaagttaataaaagttagattacataaatataattcaggcggtataaccgaccatatatataacttaaataacataaatataaatgttagtgaagttaataaaagttagattacagaaatataattttacttatgatgataataatatttaccttactaataaataataaaagatatcgttaaagaatttcttaccttgattagtgacttgtgcttgcttagataaaccttgattatacggagcacttcgtgctgataacatgTTATAATTTTCAACTTATAACTACCAAATACAATTATATTTGTTTATGAAATATTAGTAAAGAGAGAATAAGTGTGTATTTTATATAATTCtatgaaatggtgcaagtttacaaGCATACCATCATGATGTATTTATACTACTAAGAAATACTATGCAAGtggtacaaaattgactatccatatatgcattattattttaattatcataatagtatatatatatatatatatatacatacatataaacgaaaaagttattcttgattgtggttgaaagttatttatggatgtttatatatatgtattatatatatgtattatatatatatatatatatatatatatatatatatatatatatatatatatatatatatatatatatatatatatatatatatatatatatataggatcaagagggaagtaaccaatcggggggaagcggggggaagcaaaaactttttttttcgttttttgaaaaaactttattcacgaatattatagatgagatgaaaatatgaacatttagtagagacactttgtgataaatgtttttattttggtgggaaaacgctcgaagaagtaatatataacaattatcgtgtttttcgagcgtatattgaggtttagctattagggtttagatattagggtttagatattagggtttatagggtttagatattatggtttagaaatttagggtttagggtttagatttagggtttagatttaggatttagattgagtttttaacacgaacggtttagagtttagggtttagggtttagggtttagggtttagggtttagggtttggtgttttgggtttatggaataaacctaaaacaccaaaccctaaaccctaaaccctaaaccctacactcTAATAACCACGTATATTACATTTAAtcggatttcaaatatgtaattggaaTAGATACATATCAATTGATTTggcgtattatttttataatatatcccTATAGTTTAGTTTGTTAcaatttatttatatttgtaaaaagttTGACCAAATTATATATTAACTATTATGTATATTATATCTCGATTGACTTATCTAATCATTTACGGCTAATAATGATTAAGAAAGGGTCTAATTACAAAGGATAAGTAATAGCAATAGATATGAAAATAATTTAAATTTACAGTTTAAGTTGTTAAAATATTTATGAATAagcaaatataattattataatattaattctaCATGACTCCTCCTccgagtaccattattttgctgCAATGACTAACAACGTTTCTAAAAGTAAACTCGCGagttacacttttattcaaaaagtaattatatataataattctaatataatataacatatacttTACTAATGGTAAGTTCCATGATAAATTTTAATTGTACTATAAATATTACGTActacataatttatatattaaaaagatattaatggtgagaaaaaaaattgtagacattaagttactaacaccatccaaaatcacttttaaaatttgccAACACCATGagttcttaaactcaaaagaacttttaaaattcgtcagCACCATAGGCTCTTAAACTCAacagaaaattttaaaatttgtcaacaccacgggctcttaaactcaaaagattttttaaaatttattaaaacCGCGGGCTCTtagataattttatcatttttcctATTTTTTTTAATTGTTATTTACATATCAGTATGAACtgcaattactatatatatatatatatatatatatatatatatatatatatatatatatatatatatatatatatatatatatatatatatatatatatatatatatagtaattaccATTACCAAActttatatgtgtatataatacTAGTGAAATTAcccgtgaaatcataggtttgcttaaacgaaacagtttaataatatgttttaggtattaagtgaacgtaaatgctaaagtcatttagtttaatgacccgtgaaaccacatattccaactaagaaacttgtcgttgtttttacaaacatattgatatacttaacttagtcagaataaatgaactacatttattctctcaccacTTTTTTCCAattttcattacaattattatttttcttatcataAAAGTTATATTACAacatttattgagacatgtatttcgcgtacatatgtaacgtaattaatcccgtaaagaaaacctatatttgaataataataataataataataatataataatactacctcTGTTCCAGTACAAGTGGCCACTTACTTTTTTCACAAAGTTTTAGAAAatttcactaacttcattctccaccaatcagaaatcttctctctttaAAATAACCTCTTTTGATTGATTGAAACATCAATGTGGATACTTGGACAACCTAAAATAGAAAGGTGGACACTTAAGATGAGACGGaggtaataataaagtttgctctaaaattaagtatttatatttttaatgattattattagtaataaaaaatgtctctttatttaaaaaaaaaaaaatttaaaaaccgttattatatgaaggttgtcatgtttcaaagtttgtacatgtgttaatggtgtgttttgtaaaagattgtacaatttgttttaaagtttgtacatatgatcatgggatgttttaccataaagttgtacataatgcttcaaatattgtacatatggtcataggTTATTTTATCATAAGGAttcataatgcttcatatattatacaattaacatgtattTTAATAACATTATCATGAAGGGTTTAgaaattttttctttcttttttaaatttttttaaacttgaataatccttatttatgacattatcattttaaagatttatattatactataaaatagatatTATACGTACAATTGAATAAGAGTTAAATGTAATgattttttaaataattattaaaatcaatttTTATGTAATGAAACCTTCACTAAACATGCCTTTAAAATCATTGGTATTATTCATTCCATCGTGAATTCCATAAACTGATTATAGTGAGAATCACTTTATATTTTTTAAAGCTAGTCCATATCGTTTTATGATAATATTTAGAGTGTTGCCAAATTTATAAGCATGAATTGTTAACTAACAATATAGCATTAAATTAAATTATGGATAACAATACATCTTTAttattaactagtgaaatgactcgtgaaatcacgggtttgtttaaacgaaaaaaatttaataatttgtttaagatattaagtgaatgtaaatgctaaagtcatttagtttaatgacccgtgaaattacAGATCCCGACTAAACAACTTGAAAAACATATTGATGTCTTTAACTTGGTTAGAATAAATGAACTATATTTATTCTCCCACCATcttctttcaattttcatcacacttactattttccttgtcataaaaaTTTACAcgacaacattttattgagacatgtattttgcATACATATGTATCGTGATTATTGAGACATTTTATATTTGTACAATTTTAATAACCACACTTAATAACCACCACACTAACATAATGTTCCAtcctttaaaacatataacattttCTGAAGTATAGCACTGTCACTTAGGACTATCTCTATCTCTCATTTATTTTATGCAGATGATGCGATTTTTATGGCTCCCTGGAATAGAGATAATCTTAATGCTATGTTTGGTATTCTCGAATCTTTTTTTGCGTGTTCGTGTTTGACCATCAACATAGCCAAATCGTCTTTATTTGGTATTGGAGTCGGCGATTTGGAAATAGATGAAATGGTGGCTTCGATTGGTTGCTCTAAAGGCAATCTTCCTCTTACTTACTTGGGGTTCCCTATGGGTGCGAATATGGGGCATGTAGCTAATTGGAACTCCTTTATAGACCGTTTTAAGAAAAGACTGGCGGGGTGGCAAACGAATCTTCTTTCGATTGGTGGACGTGCTACACTTGGCAAATCAGTCCTTGGGTCCATGGGTATTTATTACTTATCTTTATTTAAATGTCCGGAAAAGGTGATTCATGAACTTGAAAGTATTAGAGCCTCTTTCTTTTGGGGTAGCACGGAGGATAAGAGAAAAATTGCATTGGATTAAATGGGACCAAGTATTGGTTTCGAAAGAAAATGGGGGTCTGGGTATTGGTAGTTTACGAGCGCTTAATTATGCGCTACTTCTAAAATGGATTTGGCGGTTTGAGTTGCAACCGGAGTCTATTTGCGCCACCTTTATCCGTGCAATTTATGGGGTTAACGGAGGTTTAGATGGTGACATAAAAGTACCTCCCACTGACTAGTGGCCACTTAAGCAAAGTAGTGGTTAAAAAACCATATACGTTTACTTGTTTATCTAATGTTAATTTTCAATTGAAAGTTTAAGTTCCACGTAATTAGTagctttatatataaatataaatataaatttttacatgagaaaagttttttttttttttttttttttttttttttttttttttgcgaggaacccctagcgacgagccataatggctcccctctagttggtaaaccccAGGTAAAAGGCAGAAGGTTTTTCTTGTTTGGACTATCCGGGATAACGAGTTATCCGTCCTCATACTCTGATGTACACACTCCAGCATGATTACCCTCTGGCTGTTTTCAACTCATTCCTGACCACCACAAATTATTCGTCCTGGACAGAATTCGAATCTGACCTCTTACTAGGAACTCAAGGCCCCAACCACTAGAGTATCTTGTTATGCAATTATTGGTGATGTGAAATTGATTTGCCACAAGTAATGAAAGCATAATTAATACTCTCTCCGTCCCACTATAAGTGTCTACATTTGATTTTCAAAGTCTTTCTATGTCAACTTTGATCGTAAATATTTTTAACTGAATTTTATATTATTTGATAtagattatataaataaaattgcgtTTAAAATCTAGTTCattcatataaattttattaaatattatataacacaaataaagatatttacggtcaaagttgacaaaaaaaaaaaactttaaaagtCAAATGTGGATACCTATAGTAAGACGGAATGAGTACTTACCAATGTAGCAATATCTCGGTAGTACTCGATACCTTTGAAGCTTGAACCCGCCATGTGGAAGTTTTGACATAAAATAGGCGCAAGTTCATTCCCCACTCGCGGCAAGAATTTACAACTCTTGTGACAGTGAGATGATGATTGCTCTTGTCACATATGTGGTGACCCGATGGAGGTACTTTTCTGGCATCCGACTCTTTTGAGGCGGGTCTAGTGAGTTTCCAAAGAAACACAGGGACTGTCCCTGCCAAACGTACACTTTTTTACATAACTAATACTCGTAACTATCGAAAATTGATTTGTTTGTTCTTTCCAATTCCAATTCCAATTTCAATTCCAATTCCTCGGCGGATATGAATGCCCCGGGACCTTCGGAGGGGCTTTCTTCGCGTTGTGCTATAGATCCAGGAAAGTTGATTATTATCAAGAATAATTATAACTTTTTAACGGAAGGGGGTAGTTTTATCAACGGTCTTAGACAATACGAATAACCTTCAAAAAGGATAAGTACGTCTTGAGTGTCTCCTCGGTTTTCAAAAGGCTTAAATATTGTCGCGATTGATGAATTGTATTTGTTGGTTCTTTGATCGTTACTACGTTGATGGCTTATAGTTTTTGTTGGTTGTTTTTGGATGTATTTTGATCTTTTAGTTTTAGGTGTTGTTGGTTAGCATTTTTGTTATTCAGTAGATGCCTGAATATTAGCGCCTTTGATCGATTTGTTTTCGGGTATTCAATCTAGCTTTTGTATGTGTACTACCTGTTAGCTTGTTTCATGGTAGCCATTGATTACGTTGTACTTCGATGACTTATTCCAATATATATCCATTTAATTTATGCAGAGGTGATAGAATCATCATCATCGTCTATCATGATAAAAGGATGTGACCCACTGTTTGAAAGAAAATAAGAGTGATGTGcatagactatatatatatatatatatatatatatatatatatatatatatatataaatcggtaAGCTTTTGTCCAAATGTCATTCACCCCTTTATTTAAAGGCCATGTAGGAGAGAAGTTTGTCTCACAAAAAACCTATACATATACACTATTTGTTGCTATTTTTTTTAACTCACACCAAACATATACATACAATACATACATCACATCACCATCCCACATGACATCTCACATGGCATTAGAAAATCTGATCCCACAGGTCTAAGTGCATTGGTAGGTACCATGACTTACTTTTTATGACACACCATGTGATCAAAGAGCATcttttaaaaatttgaaatttgaaatcaaatattTCCAATTCTCTCTCCGTAAATATTTCAAAATCAAATGTTTAGATCAAAAAACTCTGCTCAATCTCTCTCTTTTTTCCTCATCTTTTTTTTTGCTCCCATCTTTTTTCAATTAGCTTTTGACTCGATTCTTTATGAAGGTATGTTTTTATCATCAATTGAAATCAAAGAAACCTAATTCTTCTCTCTGTAAATCTCTCCCTGTTTAAGGTATGCAGTTTAtggtttgtttaatatacgtattAATTCGACCAACTTTACCTAACGCCGTCTCCATGTCTCAGGTTATAATTGTAATTAATCACAAATACAATTTCAGCTAAATTCGAATGTGTTATTAATCGATCTGCTTTTATACACTTAAATCGTTGTTATCATTCATCTCTGTTACTTCTTTCGTTGATCCGTCATGAAATAcgctttaattaatttatttttaatcTGAAAACGCACTTTGCTGACAgtcaatttatgtgtttttattatAAATTGTAAGTATACATTGTTTGTTATATACGCTCGATTCGTTAATTGGTTGAtctgttttagttttattattttgtagaatataaataataaataatatataatatgcaaaattagggttttcatatattgttattaatacttTGTGTTATTTGTGGTTTTAGCTTGATAACAGGAACTCCTCTGCAGTCAAACGTGCCAGGACCGATGGTATGTTCAGCTACTTAATTCATACTGTAATATTTTGATGATTGTTGCTGTTAGAAAAATTTTGTAAATTTGTATGCACAATGATGTGGCTTAACTGCATAAAAGTTTGTAATTTTTGGGTTACATCACTATGTCTATTAAAGTTTGAAATTTTTTAGTAACCTCATATTTATGCTTTCTTAGCCATGGTAGTTAATTCTATGTTGATTTCTTTGTGTTAATGTTTATTGTATGTATTGTATACTGGAAAGTGGAATTGGAGTAATTGTTGCTTGATTTAATCTGTGCCTACATGAAACCATTAGTTTCTATTAACTCAACTTGTGGTTTAATCTAATTTGGGTATTTTGATGATGATATTTAGTGTTTATGAAGAGCTCTGCACTCAATTAGCCTCTGTCAGGTAAACATCTTAATTTTTCTCTCCATTAATGGATGTCGAATTTGTATATTTTAGTTACACCAATGAAATTTGTAACTTGATTAATACTAATTATGTTGGCTAATTGACATGTTCTTTGTAGATGGTTTAGATGCCTCGAAAAGTTGTCAAGCTGGTGAATTTCAGGTTAGTTTATCCGTCCGTTATGTCCCAGTTAGCATTTTTAGATCTAACTCGAGTTTGTTTAGCAAAACGATATTGCTTTGATTGGTGTTACAATCATCGTAATATTTACTAAGTTATACTGGAACCAAACTACTACATAAATGTGAAATAAATGCAGTTTCTGGTTACTCGAAATGGGTTACTTTTATTTTCTTTCTTAAAAGTGTTAAAGTTGGCCTTTTAGGAACCGAAAAGGTACTCCTTCTCTTATTTAGTTCTTTTAGGCGTGAGCAACTGATATTATCTTAATTGTTTTTTTGTTTATTATAGAAAAGCATTGGTGTTAGTAGACAAAAGGTACTCATTATTCAATGTCTAATTATCCGATGCAACCGAGTCCATACTCTGCGCAGCTTATTAACGATGCTAAGCAAGCGGTTCCTATCAGCATGAGCAACCCATTCTTCAGGACTCAATTTGGTGGTACACCCATCAAGCAACATGGAGTTTCGGTTTCATCTATTGGTTCGTTTCTTGCTGGAACCACTGAACCATGGTACGGTTGTTTCTTTTTTCACCTTTGAGATGAATAAGGGTGTGTTTCTCCGAAACAGTTTCGGTTTGCCTACTGAAACTGAATATCTGATTAAGTCGGAGTAGTCTTTTTTTTTGTGATGTCATAAAAGGGTACTCACATTGATGAAACTACTATATTAATTTTGGATTTAGATTTCTTTATACAAATTAAGGCATCTAAGTAGTTTTAATTATCACCATATTAATTTTGAAATATAAGGTATTTAAGTTTTTGGGATTTTAAAAAAGGGAATTTTAGTTGATTTCATGATGCTTCTATAGGTAACTACTCAGAGATTTCTGTAAGCTATATTATTTTTTTCTAACATGT
The window above is part of the Rutidosis leptorrhynchoides isolate AG116_Rl617_1_P2 chromosome 1, CSIRO_AGI_Rlap_v1, whole genome shotgun sequence genome. Proteins encoded here:
- the LOC139850043 gene encoding uncharacterized protein — its product is MAPWNRDNLNAMFGILESFFACSCLTINIAKSSLFGIGVGDLEIDEMVASIGCSKGNLPLTYLGFPMGANMGHVANWNSFIDRFKKRLAGWQTNLLSIGGRATLGKSVLGSMGIYYLSLFKCPEKVIHELESIRASFFWGSTEDKRKIALD